In the genome of Mucilaginibacter defluvii, one region contains:
- a CDS encoding ABC transporter permease yields the protein MLKNYFKTAWRNITRNKLFSAINITGLSIGLGCVMLIILYVQDEVSFDRFNENGQRIYQIVHHGRGPEGDEQKGSITGAVHAPMFKQEIPEIQDICRVNSSSGLIKKGTGVISERGMYVDDSFFKVFTFPLVAGNTNTALAEPNNIVLTESLAKKYFGSNNAVGKTLQINVDGKFEPFVVTGVAKQPPLNSTIRFDYVMNITRTFQKQEWKANDWFNTWLNSFILLRPGADRALVEKKMDRVFNSYAGKLMVEFRKQYGNKMYIKYVLQPYLNIHLDKGNYYAGNGLTPNSKSDYSYILGGIALFILIIACINFVNLTLSRSLRRSKEIGIRKVSGSSRGMLIGQFMGESFLLTMLAFMLALVLVSVCLPFFNEVAEKQLQLSYLLNSQTILLGLIVLNAVLSGFYPALVLSGFNPVETLYGKFKIAGNNYLGKVLVVVQLSIAVFLAIGTIIMQKQFNFMLNKDLGYKPDNIVNVYMPFNNNPGTDIFKSELGKYPFIKGVAAQNTAFNNFTGRQFKVNNKDLFSTQFFDVDNNFINLMRMKLVSGRNFSSTSDTVSCIVNESFVKAAGWKGSPIGETVTWNDKPREVIGVIKDFHSASLQSSIAPLLLDQGVKDNYYYVLVVKIDPAKKAEAIQTIQATYKKIVPDQPCNYTFLTDMLADQYKSEKRWKSIIGTASFISIVISCMGLFGLATLSIEQRVKEIGVRKVLGASSAAIVRLLSLSYLKLVLVSLVIASPAAWYLMHRWLQDFPYRINMNGWIIALAAAGSIVIVLFTVGSQSIRASMANPVKSLRNE from the coding sequence ATGCTGAAAAATTATTTTAAAACCGCCTGGCGCAATATCACGCGCAACAAGCTATTCTCGGCCATCAACATTACCGGCTTAAGCATAGGTTTAGGGTGTGTTATGCTTATCATCCTGTACGTGCAGGATGAGGTAAGCTTTGATCGCTTTAACGAGAATGGCCAGCGCATTTACCAGATAGTGCACCATGGCCGTGGCCCCGAAGGAGATGAGCAGAAGGGCAGCATAACGGGTGCGGTACATGCGCCCATGTTTAAGCAGGAGATACCCGAAATACAGGATATATGCCGTGTTAACAGTTCATCCGGCCTTATAAAAAAAGGCACCGGGGTAATTAGTGAAAGGGGCATGTATGTTGATGACAGCTTTTTTAAAGTGTTTACTTTTCCGCTGGTGGCGGGTAACACGAATACGGCATTAGCTGAACCCAACAATATCGTACTAACCGAATCACTGGCAAAAAAATACTTTGGCAGTAACAATGCAGTAGGCAAAACGCTGCAAATAAATGTCGACGGTAAGTTTGAGCCATTTGTAGTAACCGGCGTAGCCAAACAACCGCCGCTGAACTCCACCATCCGGTTTGATTACGTGATGAACATCACCCGTACCTTCCAAAAACAGGAATGGAAAGCTAACGACTGGTTCAATACCTGGCTAAACTCGTTTATATTGCTACGCCCCGGCGCTGACAGGGCGTTGGTAGAAAAGAAGATGGACCGCGTGTTTAACAGCTATGCCGGTAAGCTGATGGTCGAATTCAGGAAGCAGTACGGTAATAAAATGTATATTAAATATGTGTTACAACCCTATCTTAATATCCACCTTGACAAAGGCAATTACTATGCGGGTAATGGTTTAACACCTAACAGCAAATCAGACTACTCGTATATATTAGGCGGCATCGCGTTGTTTATCCTGATAATTGCCTGCATCAACTTTGTTAATCTTACGCTTTCCCGCTCGTTACGCCGCAGTAAGGAGATCGGCATCCGTAAGGTAAGCGGCAGCTCGCGCGGTATGCTCATTGGTCAGTTTATGGGCGAATCGTTCCTGCTCACCATGCTGGCCTTTATGCTGGCCCTGGTATTGGTAAGTGTTTGTTTGCCGTTTTTTAATGAAGTGGCCGAAAAACAGTTGCAGCTAAGTTATCTGCTCAATTCGCAAACCATATTGTTAGGGCTGATCGTTTTGAATGCAGTCTTATCCGGCTTTTACCCGGCATTGGTTTTATCAGGCTTTAACCCGGTAGAAACACTTTATGGTAAGTTTAAAATTGCAGGCAACAACTACCTGGGCAAGGTATTGGTGGTGGTGCAGCTCAGCATCGCGGTGTTCCTCGCCATAGGTACCATCATTATGCAAAAGCAGTTTAACTTTATGCTGAACAAAGATCTGGGATATAAGCCCGATAATATCGTAAATGTTTATATGCCGTTCAACAATAATCCGGGTACTGATATTTTTAAGTCTGAATTAGGGAAATATCCGTTTATAAAAGGCGTCGCCGCGCAAAACACAGCGTTTAATAATTTTACAGGCAGGCAGTTCAAGGTCAATAACAAGGACTTGTTCAGCACCCAGTTTTTTGATGTCGATAACAATTTTATAAACCTGATGCGGATGAAGCTGGTATCGGGCCGTAACTTCAGCAGCACCTCTGACACGGTGTCTTGCATTGTCAACGAGTCATTTGTAAAAGCTGCCGGATGGAAGGGGAGCCCTATAGGCGAAACCGTTACCTGGAACGATAAACCGCGTGAAGTGATTGGCGTAATTAAAGATTTTCATTCCGCATCGCTGCAAAGCTCCATTGCGCCGCTGTTGCTTGATCAGGGTGTTAAAGATAATTACTACTATGTGTTGGTAGTAAAAATTGACCCCGCAAAAAAAGCCGAGGCCATACAAACCATACAGGCCACCTACAAAAAAATTGTGCCCGATCAGCCCTGTAATTATACTTTCCTGACTGATATGCTTGCCGACCAGTATAAGAGCGAAAAGCGATGGAAGTCGATCATCGGTACCGCGTCGTTTATCTCTATCGTGATATCGTGCATGGGATTATTTGGTTTGGCAACGTTATCCATTGAGCAACGGGTTAAGGAGATTGGTGTACGCAAGGTATTAGGTGCGAGTTCGGCGGCTATTGTAAGGCTGCTATCATTAAGTTACCTTAAGCTGGTTTTGGTCTCGCTTGTTATCGCTTCGCCCGCGGCCTGGTACCTGATGCACCGCTGGCTGCAGGATTTTCCATACAGGATAAACATGAACGGCTGGATAATAGCCCTGGCGGCTGCCGGTTCAATAGTAATTGTGCTGTTTACAGTAGGGTCGCAATCCATACGCGCATCCATGGCCAACCCGGTAAAAAGTTTACGTAACGAATAG
- a CDS encoding ABC transporter ATP-binding protein yields MLSLQHISKYYQTGGNKTFVLNDLSLNIDQGEFVSIMGPSGSGKSTLLNIIGMLDEPTSGYHYFMEQPVHQLKEKQRSALYKQYIGFVFQAYHLIDELTVLENIETPLIYQNIKGAERKALVADMLDRFNIVGKKDLFPAQLSGGQQQLVGIARALIGKPKLLLADEPTGNLNSKQGEEIMELFKKINKEDGVTIIQVTHSEKNAEYGSRIINLLDGRIESTTTL; encoded by the coding sequence ATGCTATCACTACAACATATTTCAAAGTATTACCAAACAGGAGGCAACAAAACCTTTGTACTGAATGATCTGAGCCTGAATATTGATCAGGGCGAATTTGTGTCTATCATGGGGCCGTCAGGTTCGGGCAAATCAACCTTGCTGAATATCATCGGGATGCTTGATGAACCAACCAGCGGCTATCATTACTTTATGGAGCAGCCCGTGCATCAATTAAAAGAAAAGCAACGCTCGGCATTATATAAGCAATACATTGGCTTTGTGTTCCAGGCATACCACCTGATTGATGAGCTTACAGTTTTAGAGAATATTGAAACCCCGCTTATTTACCAAAACATTAAAGGCGCCGAGCGTAAAGCCCTGGTAGCCGATATGCTCGACAGGTTTAACATTGTAGGTAAAAAGGACCTGTTCCCGGCACAGCTATCAGGCGGACAGCAGCAACTGGTGGGCATTGCCCGCGCGCTTATTGGCAAACCCAAATTGCTTTTGGCCGATGAGCCTACGGGTAACCTTAACTCAAAACAGGGTGAGGAGATCATGGAGCTGTTTAAGAAGATCAATAAGGAAGACGGCGTAACCATTATCCAGGTAACCCACTCGGAAAAAAATGCCGAATACGGCTCGCGCATCATCAACCTGCTGGATGGGCGCATTGAATCAACAACCACCCTTTGA
- a CDS encoding TolC family protein, with the protein MRYFLFYIVTALLLIAGTAQAQQADSVYSLQQCLDIAIRNNLDVKKSELEMERQRIYWKQARLNLLPTINGNVDHSINNGRSQNADLTYVNAQITNANYNLNSNLVLFDGLAMFSSIKQTALAYQAGQMDFQAAKNSISLNVITTYLAMLNNEDQVTQAETQVQVSQQQVDRLTVLNRDGNVTPAEFFNLKGQLANDQLSLITAKNNLIASRLNLLELMNIPYNKNIKFERLSAGELPAAYKTAQEDVYNTALKDLAQVRATELRVQSSEKAVKVAKGRIFPTLSLYSGVFTQYSSGSAGSYTTQFRNNYNTSFGLNLSIPFLNGFKRRNDIAMAKINLQESQYVDYTTKVKLKQNVEQAYANMTLALERYKIQSDQVAAYSEAFRTTEIRFNAGAVTSVEFVIAKGNLDRSRTNLIIARYDYFIRTKILDYYQNRLSFN; encoded by the coding sequence ATGCGATACTTTTTATTTTATATAGTTACTGCACTGCTTTTAATTGCCGGCACAGCACAGGCACAGCAGGCTGATTCTGTTTACAGTTTGCAGCAGTGTCTGGATATAGCTATCCGCAATAACCTCGATGTTAAAAAGAGCGAGCTGGAAATGGAGCGCCAGCGTATTTACTGGAAACAGGCAAGGCTTAATCTGCTGCCAACCATTAATGGCAATGTTGATCATTCTATTAACAATGGCCGTAGCCAAAATGCCGACCTTACCTATGTTAACGCGCAGATTACTAACGCAAATTACAACCTGAACAGTAACCTGGTGCTTTTTGATGGTTTGGCCATGTTCAGCAGTATTAAACAAACAGCGCTTGCTTATCAGGCCGGTCAGATGGATTTTCAGGCAGCAAAAAATAGCATCAGCCTGAATGTTATCACTACCTACCTGGCCATGCTTAATAACGAGGACCAGGTAACACAGGCTGAAACCCAGGTGCAGGTATCACAACAACAGGTTGACAGGCTCACTGTGCTCAATCGGGATGGTAACGTTACGCCGGCGGAATTTTTTAATTTAAAGGGACAATTAGCAAACGATCAGTTATCGCTCATTACCGCTAAAAACAACCTGATCGCCTCCAGGCTTAATTTGCTTGAGCTGATGAACATACCTTATAACAAGAACATAAAATTTGAACGCCTGAGTGCTGGCGAACTGCCCGCGGCTTATAAAACCGCCCAAGAAGATGTGTATAATACCGCGCTTAAGGATTTGGCGCAGGTTAGAGCGACAGAGTTACGCGTGCAAAGTTCAGAAAAAGCAGTTAAAGTAGCTAAGGGGCGTATTTTCCCGACACTAAGTTTGTATTCAGGCGTGTTTACACAGTATTCAAGCGGGTCGGCAGGTAGTTACACAACTCAGTTCCGTAATAACTATAATACATCGTTCGGCTTAAATTTGTCTATCCCTTTTTTAAATGGATTTAAGCGTAGAAACGATATAGCGATGGCCAAAATAAACCTGCAGGAATCACAGTATGTTGATTACACCACTAAGGTAAAGCTCAAACAAAATGTTGAGCAGGCCTATGCTAACATGACCCTGGCTTTGGAGCGCTATAAAATTCAATCAGATCAGGTGGCGGCATATTCCGAGGCTTTTCGAACTACCGAGATCAGGTTCAATGCCGGCGCGGTTACCTCAGTAGAATTTGTTATAGCCAAAGGCAATCTTGACCGCTCGCGCACCAACCTGATAATTGCCCGCTACGATTATTTTATCCGTACTAAAATATTGGATTATTACCAAAACCGGCTTTCATTTAATTGA